A genomic segment from Candidatus Neomarinimicrobiota bacterium encodes:
- a CDS encoding translocation/assembly module TamB domain-containing protein gives MKKHLKLFLTSLSLVLLVGIIGLLIFIFQPNMYRNQIEATLNEEFATDKGSQFIMKGISGNLLNGFEIQKLSYSDSLESFEVYSEKLILKYSLWELLRGQFILKELKFVKPYIYLNLNKGKKYAAQDDSTLGTGREISISSLVIEDGSFEISEGNFRYLIENLNLRGSFFMDDGNMEISLKDGGFDYPSRNLVLEGLSGSVIYSEEGWRYESLQFTALDCDVIVSGWMETSPRLQMGLDMAADINSFGDILEFLGQKIELDGKVSIVGNVGGELSDLGFNFSAYGEAGGKKFEEFNLSGGYTGDKLELVNLDGIIDGAKIEGNGRITRRGNFSGELNFENLDLSKLDVGEIRSSINGNVIFNGSGYSKETLTLHGELNISRSQVADIDIESAVASISIKDESVNIEKLSVLLKESSLDASGRLGFNQIINTDISITSNNLNEISSLIGVNEIQGKLTANLTLSGNIADLNIAGKFNINELVGEKGNFESAEGIFVLNNLSTAREGNGFFHLENGKVQNISIASLDISTKLAGGKFFIENFKAENGGDFVKLVGWIEESGQFEVDSLSGKYQGYKISSKESIRGIMNKELLTIEPVAIELIGGSVDFSMEWNRETDNLASILLIRTVDLQPISDIMDSEKEFGGIASGALVFSNSKENLTIKLLLNVEKAIFGDFSFEKVSVDVLHESDRLILNKLKVSESEDSWIEFSGFVDMDHNKLIWTEKAVSKDDILELTTIFNNVNLFTYREYNPFKQPIGGSVTGIIEVSNTFLEPDVVYDLEIRDGWYDLVSFKKLDGSGTYHDSLLVFKDLKATTENGEYSGDGYVPINLALWKVEGRKLDRPIELNVRGLSNDLHFISPYFTDIDEIKGEFDIEFMLSGSFLSPVRDARILVKNGRVDTNLLQNSPSKIEGEFLIEKNMGRIVSLSGKMEGGKKGGLIGRLLQKTSGIFSGIGDIFKSDTEVNPNHFEITGEIDFSSFFRPILDLKFKGEQLYILSILGNLESVTDVDLTITGQDTIEITGELQPDFVTIRAEFVEELTEEVIEESIPYLVYNIHAQSPDKFYLKNSQADIEFSGDIWIIKRPQEEYNFSGNISAIKGKFYYINDTFTIERAEVGFDPYEFNPTFDIVATTTIGVGKDSEKITVEMGGTLEKPTYNFESESGYSESEILSLINFKQSGSVISTTGLGTGVGLMATSYLEKSLEELGGQLAGLDIFELQTESGTLQGYRNAELLLGRQISRSFYVTYQKGLQRLASSQQIGVEYRINKISSLAGNVDTEYGLLHVSYKLRFQY, from the coding sequence ATGAAAAAACATCTTAAATTATTTTTAACTTCACTAAGCCTGGTACTATTAGTAGGTATCATCGGACTGCTGATTTTTATATTCCAACCGAATATGTACAGAAATCAGATAGAAGCGACGCTGAATGAAGAATTTGCTACTGATAAAGGCTCTCAATTTATCATGAAGGGAATTTCCGGAAATCTTTTAAATGGATTTGAAATCCAAAAATTAAGCTACTCGGATTCTTTAGAATCATTCGAAGTTTATTCGGAGAAACTGATATTAAAATACAGTCTGTGGGAACTGCTAAGAGGTCAATTCATTCTGAAAGAGCTGAAATTCGTAAAACCATATATTTATTTGAATTTGAATAAGGGCAAAAAATATGCCGCACAGGATGATTCCACGTTAGGAACAGGGAGGGAGATTTCCATTTCGTCATTAGTCATTGAAGATGGTTCTTTTGAAATATCAGAGGGTAATTTCAGATATTTGATCGAGAATCTGAATCTTCGCGGTTCGTTTTTTATGGATGACGGCAATATGGAGATTAGTCTGAAAGACGGAGGCTTTGATTACCCTTCAAGGAATTTGGTATTAGAGGGATTATCCGGCAGTGTAATTTATTCCGAAGAAGGATGGCGTTACGAGTCGTTACAGTTTACAGCGCTTGATTGTGACGTAATTGTAAGCGGATGGATGGAAACCAGTCCGAGGCTGCAGATGGGTTTGGATATGGCGGCGGACATCAATTCGTTTGGGGATATCTTAGAATTTCTCGGTCAGAAAATCGAATTGGATGGGAAGGTTTCAATCGTGGGCAACGTTGGGGGTGAGCTCTCAGACCTCGGGTTTAACTTCTCCGCTTATGGCGAAGCGGGTGGAAAGAAATTTGAAGAATTCAATCTTTCGGGAGGTTACACCGGCGATAAACTCGAATTAGTGAATCTCGACGGTATAATCGACGGCGCGAAAATTGAGGGAAATGGCCGTATTACAAGAAGAGGAAATTTTTCCGGAGAACTCAACTTTGAGAATTTAGATCTGAGCAAGCTGGATGTTGGAGAGATCAGATCGAGTATAAATGGGAATGTTATATTCAATGGCTCCGGATATTCTAAGGAAACATTAACGCTTCACGGTGAGTTGAATATCTCCCGGTCGCAGGTTGCTGATATTGACATAGAAAGCGCCGTAGCGTCTATCAGCATCAAGGATGAATCTGTAAACATTGAAAAGTTGTCCGTATTACTAAAAGAATCGTCCTTAGATGCGAGCGGGAGATTAGGATTTAATCAGATAATCAACACCGACATATCCATCACTTCCAATAATCTAAATGAGATATCCAGCTTGATTGGAGTAAATGAAATTCAGGGCAAGTTGACGGCAAATTTAACCCTGTCCGGTAACATCGCTGACCTCAACATTGCCGGCAAATTTAATATCAATGAATTAGTTGGCGAAAAGGGAAATTTTGAGTCGGCGGAGGGAATATTTGTTCTTAACAATTTGAGCACTGCAAGGGAGGGAAATGGGTTTTTCCACCTTGAAAACGGTAAAGTGCAAAACATCAGCATTGCCTCATTGGATATTTCTACCAAGCTCGCAGGCGGCAAGTTCTTCATTGAGAATTTCAAAGCGGAAAACGGCGGCGATTTTGTGAAACTTGTCGGCTGGATCGAAGAAAGCGGACAATTCGAGGTCGATTCGCTCAGCGGAAAGTATCAAGGCTATAAAATAAGCAGCAAAGAATCTATCCGCGGAATCATGAACAAAGAGCTCTTGACAATCGAACCGGTTGCGATAGAGTTGATAGGCGGCAGCGTCGATTTTTCGATGGAGTGGAATAGGGAAACAGATAATCTCGCAAGCATCCTCTTGATACGAACGGTCGATTTGCAACCGATCTCGGACATAATGGATAGCGAAAAAGAGTTTGGTGGAATAGCTTCAGGCGCTTTGGTATTCTCGAATTCGAAAGAGAATCTGACGATTAAACTTCTCTTGAACGTCGAAAAGGCAATCTTCGGAGATTTTTCATTCGAGAAAGTATCTGTTGACGTCTTGCACGAAAGCGACAGATTGATACTGAATAAACTCAAGGTGAGCGAAAGCGAGGACTCCTGGATAGAATTTTCCGGATTCGTTGATATGGATCATAACAAACTGATATGGACGGAAAAGGCGGTATCGAAAGATGACATACTCGAGCTGACCACAATTTTTAACAACGTTAATTTGTTTACTTATAGAGAGTATAACCCGTTTAAACAGCCAATTGGAGGTTCTGTCACCGGAATAATCGAAGTGAGTAATACTTTCTTAGAACCCGATGTTGTATATGATCTGGAAATTCGTGATGGATGGTATGATTTGGTATCATTCAAGAAATTAGACGGGTCGGGCACTTATCATGATTCGCTTCTGGTGTTCAAAGACCTAAAAGCCACTACAGAAAATGGTGAGTACTCCGGGGATGGATATGTCCCGATAAATTTAGCCCTCTGGAAAGTGGAGGGAAGAAAGCTGGACCGCCCAATAGAGTTGAATGTCAGAGGCTTGAGTAATGATTTGCATTTTATATCGCCTTATTTTACCGATATCGATGAAATAAAAGGCGAATTTGACATTGAATTCATGCTTTCCGGATCCTTTTTATCTCCGGTCAGGGACGCACGTATATTGGTAAAAAACGGAAGAGTTGATACGAACCTTCTACAGAATTCTCCGAGTAAGATTGAAGGTGAATTCCTGATCGAAAAGAACATGGGGAGAATTGTGTCCCTGTCCGGTAAGATGGAAGGCGGAAAAAAAGGCGGGTTGATAGGCCGTCTATTGCAAAAAACTTCCGGCATATTTTCCGGTATCGGCGATATATTCAAAAGTGATACGGAAGTCAATCCAAATCATTTTGAGATAACAGGAGAGATTGATTTCAGCTCCTTTTTCAGACCGATTCTGGATCTGAAGTTTAAGGGTGAACAATTATACATACTGAGTATTTTGGGTAATTTAGAGTCGGTCACTGATGTCGATCTAACGATAACCGGTCAGGACACAATAGAAATAACGGGCGAGCTGCAGCCGGACTTTGTAACCATCAGAGCAGAGTTTGTCGAGGAGCTTACGGAAGAGGTAATAGAGGAATCGATCCCGTATCTCGTGTATAACATCCATGCTCAATCACCCGATAAGTTTTACCTGAAGAACAGTCAGGCGGATATAGAGTTTAGCGGAGATATCTGGATAATTAAACGGCCTCAGGAGGAGTATAATTTTTCGGGTAACATATCCGCCATTAAAGGGAAATTCTATTACATCAATGATACGTTCACGATTGAAAGAGCTGAGGTGGGTTTTGATCCATACGAGTTCAATCCGACTTTTGACATTGTTGCCACGACTACTATAGGGGTCGGGAAAGATAGCGAAAAAATCACTGTTGAGATGGGCGGCACGCTCGAGAAACCGACCTACAATTTCGAGTCTGAGAGCGGCTACAGCGAGAGCGAAATTCTT
- a CDS encoding zinc metallopeptidase, with protein sequence MPFFFWDSTMLLLIPALLFALAAQWKVKSTFKKYSKIPSKSGVSGSQIAKSLLERNNITDVEVEEIQGNLTDHYDPKARKVRLSSLNFNGSSVASIGVAAHEVGHAIQDNTDYTPLKLRHAFYPVARLGSTTWIWLFLAGMILAIPQLIDVGIVLFAATLIFQLVTLPVEFNASKRALAQLDSGGYITREDSEGAKAVLNAAAMTYVAAAAVAASQLVRLLILRQRH encoded by the coding sequence ATGCCGTTCTTTTTTTGGGACTCAACGATGTTGCTTCTCATACCGGCGCTGCTTTTTGCTCTTGCCGCTCAATGGAAGGTAAAAAGCACGTTTAAAAAATACAGCAAAATACCCTCGAAGTCCGGTGTGAGCGGTTCTCAGATAGCGAAAAGCCTGCTCGAACGTAATAATATCACTGACGTCGAGGTTGAAGAGATTCAGGGAAACTTGACGGACCATTACGATCCGAAGGCGCGAAAGGTTAGATTGTCCAGTTTGAATTTCAACGGCAGCTCAGTCGCCTCAATTGGAGTAGCCGCACATGAAGTGGGACACGCCATACAGGATAATACGGACTATACTCCGTTGAAATTACGGCATGCGTTTTATCCGGTTGCCAGGCTGGGATCGACTACCTGGATCTGGCTCTTCCTCGCCGGAATGATCCTGGCGATTCCGCAGCTGATAGACGTCGGAATTGTATTATTTGCCGCTACTCTGATATTCCAACTTGTGACGCTTCCGGTGGAGTTCAACGCAAGCAAAAGAGCGCTTGCCCAACTTGACAGCGGAGGTTACATCACACGGGAAGATTCAGAAGGAGCCAAGGCGGTTCTTAACGCCGCCGCGATGACGTATGTAGCCGCCGCGGCTGTTGCGGCCTCACAGTTAGTCAGATTGTTGATTTTAAGGCAAAGGCATTAG
- a CDS encoding Do family serine endopeptidase, translating to MNNGIIGKRRLISCAVFAIAITFLLKTAVLTAQIGPDNSFSKTAEKALKSVVSIESIRLVKTSDLRQFHLFRDDRDGEFDDEIPRVGGGSGFVVTTDGYILTNHHVVAGAERLKVTFLNHKVYRAKIVGLDSLTDLALLKIDADNLIPVDFADSDLSKIGDWVIALGSPLGLEATVTAGIVSAKGRDINIVGRDLSAPTRGYAVENFIQTDAVINPGNSGGPLIDTSGKVIGVNTAIASRTGVYAGYGFAIPSNLARHVMDDLMEFGEVRRGYIGINIGNVDEDLAEYLKLDGVRGVIVNNFVQGGAAEKSDLKIGDVITHVDGKSVDRANALQAVIAGYAPREKILLTVVRGGRAKKISVVLREREIKSKPSASKSDDKRDKPVLGLLLENRSNAGVGWNPLIAIRNDSKEGVMVAKVKRRSAAAEKFIQKGDIIESLNGTPIGSVSEFERKLDKVKEGEIILLRIIRRNNRNFVALRYWGD from the coding sequence ATGAATAATGGTATAATCGGAAAACGAAGATTAATTTCCTGCGCGGTCTTTGCAATCGCGATAACCTTTCTGTTAAAGACAGCTGTATTAACGGCACAGATAGGACCGGATAATTCTTTTTCAAAGACGGCAGAAAAAGCTTTGAAATCTGTGGTCAGCATAGAATCTATAAGATTAGTCAAAACCTCAGACTTGCGTCAATTTCATCTATTTCGGGATGACAGAGACGGCGAATTTGATGATGAAATACCCAGAGTAGGGGGCGGATCGGGTTTTGTCGTAACAACTGACGGTTATATATTAACAAATCATCATGTGGTCGCCGGGGCGGAGCGGCTCAAAGTGACGTTTCTTAATCATAAGGTCTACAGAGCGAAAATAGTCGGTCTTGATTCCCTGACAGACCTTGCCCTTCTCAAGATAGATGCGGATAATTTAATTCCGGTAGATTTCGCAGACTCAGACCTATCAAAGATAGGCGACTGGGTGATAGCATTGGGAAGCCCTCTCGGACTTGAAGCAACGGTCACTGCCGGAATCGTCAGCGCCAAGGGCAGGGATATTAACATAGTTGGAAGGGATCTGAGTGCGCCGACAAGAGGATATGCCGTTGAAAATTTCATCCAGACAGACGCGGTCATAAACCCGGGAAACAGCGGCGGTCCGTTGATCGACACAAGCGGTAAGGTTATAGGTGTAAACACCGCAATCGCAAGCCGTACAGGCGTATATGCGGGTTACGGATTCGCAATACCTTCTAATTTAGCCCGTCATGTCATGGACGATCTCATGGAATTCGGCGAGGTGCGCCGCGGTTATATCGGTATCAACATAGGAAACGTGGATGAAGACCTTGCGGAGTATCTCAAATTAGATGGAGTCAGAGGAGTAATCGTAAACAACTTCGTTCAGGGCGGAGCAGCAGAGAAATCGGATCTTAAAATCGGAGATGTAATCACGCATGTTGACGGGAAAAGCGTTGACAGGGCAAACGCACTTCAGGCGGTAATAGCGGGCTACGCTCCGCGTGAGAAAATCCTTCTGACGGTGGTCAGAGGAGGGAGGGCTAAAAAGATTTCAGTGGTCCTGAGGGAGAGGGAAATAAAATCCAAGCCGTCAGCAAGTAAATCGGATGATAAAAGGGATAAACCGGTTTTGGGTCTTCTGCTTGAGAATAGGTCGAATGCGGGAGTGGGATGGAATCCTCTCATTGCGATTAGAAATGATTCCAAGGAGGGAGTCATGGTTGCAAAAGTCAAAAGACGCAGCGCCGCTGCGGAGAAGTTTATTCAAAAGGGGGATATAATAGAGTCTCTTAACGGCACGCCGATCGGTAGTGTAAGCGAATTTGAACGGAAGCTCGATAAAGTGAAAGAAGGCGAGATAATACTGCTCCGGATTATCCGCCGGAACAACAGAAATTTTGTTGCTTTACGCTATTGGGGTGACTAA
- the dnaK gene encoding molecular chaperone DnaK — protein sequence MSKIIGIDLGTTNSCVAVMEGSEAKVITNSEGSRTTPSVLAFTKDGERLVGQAAKRQAITNPEHTIFSIKRFMGRKYSEVKEEIKQVPYKVVKGKEGLARVKIDDKEYSPPELSAMVLQKMKQTAEDYLGEKVTEAVITVPAYFNDAQRQSTKDAGKIAGLDVKRIINEPTAASLAYGLDKKEGDRKDEKIAVFDLGGGTFDISILQLDPEIGTFEVLSTSGDTHLGGDDFDQKIILWLVDEFKKQEGIDLSADPMALQRLKEAAEKAKIELSSSSKTTINLPFITADSAGPKHLNIDLTQAKFEELIDDNLENLKAPCVNALKDAKLKTSDIDEVVLVGGSTRIPKVQEVVKELFGKEPNRGVNADEVVAVGAAIQGGILTGDVTDVLLMDVTPLSLGIETLGGVFTKLIEKNTTIPTQKSEIFSTASENQTSVEIHVLQGERDMAVNNRTIGRFHLEGIPPAQRGVPQIEVEFDIDANGILHVAAKDKATDKEQSIRIEASSGLSEEEIQKMVDDAKSHESDDKKKREEIDLRNSADQLVYQTEKNLKEMDAKLSEDSKAKLGAARDRLQKALEGTDQEEIKSASDDMNTLWSEISSELYDQYKEQETAPDVEEEKKGESKAKAEEEVEEADFEEVDPKN from the coding sequence ATGAGTAAGATAATAGGAATTGATCTTGGAACCACTAACTCGTGCGTGGCGGTAATGGAAGGCAGCGAGGCAAAAGTTATCACAAATTCGGAAGGGTCACGGACAACACCGTCTGTGTTGGCGTTCACCAAAGACGGTGAACGATTAGTGGGTCAAGCTGCGAAGAGACAGGCAATCACCAATCCGGAACACACTATTTTTTCGATTAAAAGATTTATGGGCAGAAAATACTCGGAAGTAAAAGAGGAAATCAAGCAAGTTCCGTATAAAGTCGTTAAAGGGAAGGAAGGATTAGCCCGTGTGAAAATTGACGATAAGGAGTATTCTCCCCCCGAATTAAGCGCTATGGTGCTGCAAAAGATGAAACAGACGGCGGAAGATTACCTTGGAGAAAAGGTTACGGAAGCCGTCATAACTGTTCCGGCATATTTTAATGATGCACAGCGTCAGTCTACGAAGGATGCGGGTAAGATTGCGGGTCTTGACGTAAAGAGGATCATAAACGAACCGACAGCCGCTTCACTGGCTTATGGTCTCGATAAGAAAGAAGGCGACAGAAAAGATGAGAAAATAGCGGTCTTTGATCTCGGCGGAGGCACATTCGATATATCTATCTTGCAGTTGGACCCCGAGATAGGAACATTTGAAGTACTATCAACCAGCGGGGACACGCATTTGGGCGGAGATGATTTCGACCAAAAGATTATTCTCTGGCTTGTCGATGAGTTCAAAAAACAGGAGGGGATTGATCTTTCGGCGGATCCGATGGCTCTGCAACGCTTGAAGGAAGCAGCTGAAAAAGCGAAGATCGAACTGTCGAGCAGCTCGAAAACTACAATTAATTTGCCGTTTATAACTGCCGACTCGGCGGGACCGAAACATCTTAACATCGACTTGACCCAGGCGAAGTTTGAAGAGTTGATTGACGACAACCTCGAGAATCTGAAGGCTCCGTGTGTCAACGCCTTGAAGGATGCAAAATTGAAAACTTCCGATATTGACGAAGTGGTACTGGTCGGTGGTTCGACAAGGATTCCAAAAGTTCAGGAAGTTGTCAAAGAGCTTTTTGGTAAGGAACCGAACAGGGGAGTCAACGCAGATGAAGTGGTAGCGGTCGGAGCGGCTATTCAGGGTGGAATACTTACCGGTGACGTGACCGACGTGCTGCTGATGGACGTAACGCCCCTTTCACTCGGTATAGAGACTCTGGGCGGTGTATTCACAAAATTAATAGAAAAGAATACTACAATTCCCACTCAGAAATCGGAAATATTCTCAACAGCGTCGGAAAATCAGACCAGTGTTGAGATACACGTTCTTCAAGGTGAAAGAGATATGGCTGTAAATAACAGAACTATAGGAAGATTTCATCTTGAAGGAATCCCGCCTGCGCAGAGAGGGGTGCCCCAGATAGAGGTCGAGTTTGATATAGACGCGAATGGTATCCTGCATGTTGCTGCAAAAGATAAGGCTACCGATAAAGAGCAAAGCATAAGGATTGAAGCGTCAAGCGGTCTGTCAGAAGAGGAAATTCAGAAGATGGTTGATGATGCGAAGAGCCACGAATCGGATGATAAGAAAAAGCGCGAAGAGATAGATCTGAGAAACAGCGCAGACCAACTTGTTTACCAGACTGAAAAAAATCTGAAGGAAATGGATGCAAAACTAAGTGAAGATTCGAAAGCAAAGCTTGGTGCGGCGCGTGACAGATTGCAAAAAGCGCTCGAAGGAACCGATCAAGAAGAGATAAAATCAGCGTCTGATGACATGAATACACTTTGGAGCGAAATTTCCTCTGAATTATATGATCAATATAAGGAGCAGGAAACGGCTCCGGACGTTGAAGAAGAGAAAAAGGGTGAATCTAAAGCCAAAGCCGAAGAAGAGGTTGAAGAGGCTGATTTTGAGGAGGTAGACCCGAAAAACTAA